The genomic window GAGAATGTAGAGAACGCCGACGAGCGCGCTGCCGATCTGCGTCGCAAGCCGGATGCGTTGCGATTCCCCACCCGCGAGCGTTGTGGCCGAGCGCGCGAGCGTGAGATAGCCGAGACCGACGCTCGAGAGAAATCCCAGCCGCGCACGGATCTCCTTGACGATTTGGTGCGCGATCTTCTCCTGGCGCTCGGTGAGCGGTAGATTTCGAAAGAACGTCTCCGACTGCTCGATGGAGTTGCGCGTCAGCGCGTCGATGTTCGTGCCGCCGACGGTGACGGCGAGCGCCTCGGGCTTGAGGCGGGCACCCTTGCACACCGGGCAGACCGACGACGACATGTACTTCTCGATGTCTTCTTTGACGTACTCGCTCGACGTCTCGTTGTACCGGCGCTGCAGATTGTTGACGACGCCCTCGAACGAGGATCGGTATTCCCACGTCGTACCGGAACGCGACGTGTACGAAAACTGCTGCTCGCGGTCGGTTCCGTACAGGATGAGGTCGACCACGTCGTCGCTCATGTCGTCGATCGGCGTCGAGGCCTTCACGCGATGCCGCCGCAGGACGCGTTCGAGCTGCTGCAGGTAGTACGGGTTCATCGAGGGATACTTCCCCGTCCCGAGCGTCCGGCTCCACGGCGCGATCGCGCCTTGAGAGATCGACTTCGAGCGGTCGGGAATCACCTTCCAGGGATCGATCTCGGTCTTGACGCCGAGGCCCGTGCAGGCCGGGCAGGCGCCGTACGGTGAGTTGAACGAGAAGAGACGCGGCGCCAGCTCTTCAAAGGAGACGCCGCAATCGACGCACGCGAACGCCTCGCTGAACGTCACGTCCTTGACGTTGTCTTCCTGAGCCGCCCGCGCAGCGGGAGAGTCGAAGGACGCGGTGAGGATGCCGCTCGAAAGCCGCAGCGTCGTCTCGACGGAGTCGGTCAGGCGCTTGCGCACGTCGGGTTTGATCGCGAGCCTGTCGACGACGACTTCGATCGTGTGCTTTCGCTTCTTGTCCAGAGCGATCTTCGAACGGAGCTCGCGGATCTCGCCGTCGACGCGAACCCGTACGAACCCCTCTTTGGCAATCTCCTCGAAGAGCTTGGCGTACTCGCCCTTGCGCCCACGCACGAGCGGAGCGAGCAGTTGAACGCGCGTCTGGTCCGGCAGCGCGAGGAGCGCGTCGACGATCTGCTCGCTCGTCTGCGTGCTGATCTCGCGCCCGCACGCCGGGCAGTGCGGCGTGCCGACGCGCGCGTACAGAAGACGAAGATAATCGTAGATCTCGGTCACGGTGCCGACCGTCGAGCGCGGGTTGTGCGAGGTCGACTTCTGATCGATCGAGATCGCCGGCGAGAGACCCTCGATGTACTCGACGTCCGGCTTCTCCATCTGCCCTAGGAACTGCCGTGCGTACGAGGAGAGCGACTCGACGTACCGGCGCTGTCCTTCGGCGTAGATCGTGTCAAAGGCAAGCGACGACTTGCCCGACCCGGAGAGGCCGGTGACGACGATCAGCTTGTTGCGCGGAAGAACGAGATCGACGTTCTTGAGATTATGCTCGCGCGCGCCTTTGATAACGATCGAATCAAGGGGCATAAAAGTGTCCGTCCCCTATGAACCGCGGGTCGCCGGGAAGGATGCGGCTTCGATGATCGGCCCCACGTCCAGAATGGAGGCGCACGTTGCGTCGGGCGGCCGAGCCCCGCGGGGCAGCTCTTCTCCGCGCACGTTTACCCAGATGGTGAAAAGCCCGGCTTCGAGCGCGCCCCGGATATCGCGGTCGTAACGATCGCCGACCATGGCAGCGGCTTGGGGCGCGACGCCGAGCACCCGGCATGCGTGCGCGAAAAGCTGCGGGTCGGGCTTGAGCATGCCGACCTCATCCGCGATGAAGATCGCATCGAGAACGTCGCGGATCTTCAATAGCGTGATCTTCTCGTGATGTGTTTCCGCGAAGCCATTCGTGACCAAGCCGATGCGCTTGCCCGTGCGGCGAAGCGATCGCAGCAGCTCGAGCGCTCCCGGAAAGAGGGCGAAATACTCTCGCCGGTACGCGTTGTAATCGCGAGCGCAACGCTCCGCGAGCGCGTCGTCCTCAACGCCGACCGCTGCAAGCGCTCGCGCCCACAGCCGCTTTCGCACTCCGCCGATCCGCGTCGTCAGATCGTCGGCCGAAAGCCCGCCCCAAAATCCGTGAACCTCCGCCGCATACGCTTCGTCGAGCCGCGTCGCGTCTATCCCGCGCTCGGCCTCGACGTCGCGCGCGACGCGCAGCGCGGCGCGCCGATAGGCAGCCGTGTCGTCGTGGAGCGTGTCGTCGAGGTCGAAGAGCACGACCTCGATGGGATTACCCTTCAGCGCCGAGCCGCATTCGGGAGGGCGACGCGAGCGCTCCGGGCGTGGGCCAGCGAGACGGCGAGCAGGACGGCGGCGAGCATGCGCTCTAACTTCGGCTCAACGATGCGTATCCTTCGTCTCGTCGCCGCCTTGGCAACGGCCGCGCTCTTGCTCGTGCCGCCTCCGTCTGCGGCCGCGCGCCCGACGCTCGCTCAGGCGATCGCCCGGCTGACGAGCAATCCGCGGTACGCCCGCGGCTACTTCGGCATCGCGGTCTACGACATCGACCATCGCCGCATGCTCTACGCGCGCGACGCGCAGCATCTCTTCGTTCCCGCATCGACGACGAAGACGCTGACCGAAGGAACGGCACTCGGCGTCCTCGGCCCGAACTTCCGCTTTCGGACGCCGGTCTATCGCACCGGCCCCGTCGCAGGCGGCGTGCTGCACGGCGATCTCGTGCTGGTAGCGTCGGGCGATCCCGATATCTCGCAGCGCATTCAGCGCAACGGAACGCTCGCATTCGAGAACGAGGACCATGCGTACGACGGCTCGCCCGAAACCAAAGCCGTACCCGGCGATCCGCTTGCGGTGCTGCGCGATCTCGCCAAGCAGATCGCGGCGCGTGGAATCCACGCCATCACCGGCCGCGTCTTCGTCGACGCGACGCTCTTCCCCGACGCAGGCATGGAAGCGGGTACGGGGACCGACGTCAATCCCATGATCCTCAACGACAACATCATCGACGTGATCGTCGCTCCGGGCGCGCGCGCCGCAGACCCCGCGCGCGTCGTGTCGATCTCACCGCAGACGCCATACGCGCGCTTCGTCAACGCAGCGAGGACTGCGGGGCCACACACCGACGATACGCTCGCGATGACCGACGCCGACGACGGGCACGGAGGACGCATCGTCACGATCGCGGGTACCGTCAAGAGTACCGACAAACCGACGCTCTACGCGTATCGCGTTGCGAATCCGCCGCGCTTCGCCGAAGACGCGCTCACCATCGCGCTGCGCGATGCCGGCGTGGCAATCGAGAATCCGCCGCCGGACGCGCCGTTCGTGCGAGCGGCGTACGCGTCGTCCTATCTGCCCGCAAATCTCGTCGCCGAGCACGTTTCGCCGCCGTTGCGCGAAGACGTCAGGGTAACGCTCAAAGTAAGCGACAATCTGCACGCGGCAGAGATGCCCTACCTTCTGGGCGTCTACGCCGGACACGCCCGGCACGGTCGGCTGCAGGCGGGGTTCGACGTCGAAGCGCGGTTCTTACGCAACGCCGGCATGGACCTTTCCGGCGCCTCGCAATCCGACGGCGAGGGCGCGTACGATTACTTCGCGCCTGCGTTCATGGTGCATTACCTCGCCTGGGTGCACTCCCAACCGTGGTACGGTGATTTCTATCGGGCGCTTCCGATTCTCGGCGTGGACGGAACGCTCGCGGACGTACAGACGGGCGCTCCCGCGCGGGGCAGGGTGCACGCCAAGACGGGTGCGTGGGGATGGCCGAACCTTCTCTCGCACGGTGCGGTGTACAGCAGAGGCCTCGTCGGATACGTAACGACGCGCAGCGGCAAGCACGTGGCGTTCTGCATCTACGTGAACGACATAGCGTTCGGTCACGACGTGGACGGCGTGGCGATTCTGGGTCAGCTGCTCGGCGCAATCGCAAACGCAATCTACGTCGACGGCTGACGCGCGGCGCTATCGCAGCGTCGGAAGCTGCTGCGAGACGATCGCCCAGTTGGACGGCTGCACGGCGACGGCGCCGCTGTACGGCGTATCGAACTCGCCGATCACGACGAACAGCACCGCCACGATTCCGGCAACGGCGGCGGTCATCGCGAGTTGCGCCGCTCGGTTCGCGGTGCCCAAGAGATACGTGAAGAAGAGCGTCACGATCCCGCCGGCAACGAGCGCGATCCAAAGGATCGGTGGAACCGACGGCGCGACCTGCGCGAAGCGCCTGCGGCGAGCGTCGAAGACGGCGTGTAGCTCGCGCATCGCGCTCTGTTGCACGTTTACTTCGCCGGCGTTGCCCGGACGAAACGTGTCGACGTCGTACGCCGCGCGCTCGAGCGAGCTCGACGAGCCGATGACGATGCCGCGGCGCATCGCCGGCCACTCGCGCCGGACGACCGACTGCACGTACTCTCGCAGATCGGCACGCACCGCGCCGCGCAGCGGCTGTGGAAAGCCGGCGGCGACGCGGTAGGCGTCCGCCACTGCGGCGCTTTCTTGTTGCACGTAGTCTTGCGCTGCGGCATAGCGCTGCCAGACGAGCACCACGACGAAGCCCAGCAGCACGGCATACGTAACGCCGACGACCGACAGCAAAAACCCCGCGACGTCGTTATGATCCTGAAGCCGGTGGTAGTCGCTGCGGCGTTGGATGACCGCGTGGATGCCGACGGCGGCCGCAACGATCAGTGCAACGATGAGTATCTCGCCGAGTGCTACCATGCGGTCTCCTCCAGCGAACGGTCGAAGATCTTGGGCGCCTTTCCGCCGAAGAGCAGCGACTCGCTCGCCCCGATCTGTTTGCGCAGCTCGACGAGCTCGTCTCGCAGCGCCGCAGCACGCTCGAACTCGAGGTTCGACGCGTGCTCGCGCATCCGGCGCTCGAGCTCCGCGATGGTCTTCAGGGCGAGCTCCCGCGGCATGCGCTCGACGCGCTTACCCTCGCGCGTCTGGGTGCCTCCGCCGACCATGCTCAGGATGTCGCGGATCTCCTTGCGAATCGAGCGCGGCTCGATGCCGTGCTCGCGATTGTACTCGACCTGCATTTCGCGCCGGCGCCGCGTCTCGCCGATGGCCTTCGCCATCGACTCCGTCACGGTGTCGGCGTACATGATGACTTTGCCCTCGACGTTGCGCGAGGCGCGCCCGATCGTCTGAATGAGCGACGTCCCGCTGCGAAGATAGCCTTCTTTGTCGGCGTCCAAGATGCCGACGAGCGAGACCTCGGGCAGATCGAGGCCCTCGCGCAGCAAGTTGATGCCGACGAGCACGTCAAA from Candidatus Dormiibacterota bacterium includes these protein-coding regions:
- a CDS encoding HAD family hydrolase, with product MLFDLDDTLHDDTAAYRRAALRVARDVEAERGIDATRLDEAYAAEVHGFWGGLSADDLTTRIGGVRKRLWARALAAVGVEDDALAERCARDYNAYRREYFALFPGALELLRSLRRTGKRIGLVTNGFAETHHEKITLLKIRDVLDAIFIADEVGMLKPDPQLFAHACRVLGVAPQAAAMVGDRYDRDIRGALEAGLFTIWVNVRGEELPRGARPPDATCASILDVGPIIEAASFPATRGS
- the uvrA gene encoding excinuclease ABC subunit UvrA; this encodes MPLDSIVIKGAREHNLKNVDLVLPRNKLIVVTGLSGSGKSSLAFDTIYAEGQRRYVESLSSYARQFLGQMEKPDVEYIEGLSPAISIDQKSTSHNPRSTVGTVTEIYDYLRLLYARVGTPHCPACGREISTQTSEQIVDALLALPDQTRVQLLAPLVRGRKGEYAKLFEEIAKEGFVRVRVDGEIRELRSKIALDKKRKHTIEVVVDRLAIKPDVRKRLTDSVETTLRLSSGILTASFDSPAARAAQEDNVKDVTFSEAFACVDCGVSFEELAPRLFSFNSPYGACPACTGLGVKTEIDPWKVIPDRSKSISQGAIAPWSRTLGTGKYPSMNPYYLQQLERVLRRHRVKASTPIDDMSDDVVDLILYGTDREQQFSYTSRSGTTWEYRSSFEGVVNNLQRRYNETSSEYVKEDIEKYMSSSVCPVCKGARLKPEALAVTVGGTNIDALTRNSIEQSETFFRNLPLTERQEKIAHQIVKEIRARLGFLSSVGLGYLTLARSATTLAGGESQRIRLATQIGSALVGVLYILDEPSIGLHPRDNDRLLATLRTLRDLGNTLIVIEHDEDTMRTADVIVDIGPGAGAEGGEILTVGTLDEVLRNPRSETGAYLSGRKFIPIPRRRRAPRGWLEIKKATANNLRGIDVRIPVGVFCAVTGASGSGKSTLVNEVLVRALEAYLHGQRGAAGTYASVKGTDQLDKIVVIDQSPIGRTPRSNPATYTGAFDAVRELFSLVPESKVRGYTPGRFSFNVKGGRCEACQGDGIIKIEMHFLPDVYVPCEVCKGRRYNAQTLEVKYKGKSIADVLEMRVDEASGFFETIPRIYNKLHTICDVGLGYVKMGQPATTLSGGEAQRVKLATELSRRSTGRTFYVLDEPTTGLHFADIHKLLEVLQRLVETGNSVLVIEHNLDVVKSADYLVDLGPEGGDRGGTVVGTGTPEELSRNPASYTGAYLVPVLRDERAVGHHVPDAQHLASLERENMRVLDDLAKSERVEVEA
- a CDS encoding DUF4239 domain-containing protein, whose translation is MVALGEILIVALIVAAAVGIHAVIQRRSDYHRLQDHNDVAGFLLSVVGVTYAVLLGFVVVLVWQRYAAAQDYVQQESAAVADAYRVAAGFPQPLRGAVRADLREYVQSVVRREWPAMRRGIVIGSSSSLERAAYDVDTFRPGNAGEVNVQQSAMRELHAVFDARRRRFAQVAPSVPPILWIALVAGGIVTLFFTYLLGTANRAAQLAMTAAVAGIVAVLFVVIGEFDTPYSGAVAVQPSNWAIVSQQLPTLR
- the dacB gene encoding D-alanyl-D-alanine carboxypeptidase/D-alanyl-D-alanine-endopeptidase; protein product: MRILRLVAALATAALLLVPPPSAAARPTLAQAIARLTSNPRYARGYFGIAVYDIDHRRMLYARDAQHLFVPASTTKTLTEGTALGVLGPNFRFRTPVYRTGPVAGGVLHGDLVLVASGDPDISQRIQRNGTLAFENEDHAYDGSPETKAVPGDPLAVLRDLAKQIAARGIHAITGRVFVDATLFPDAGMEAGTGTDVNPMILNDNIIDVIVAPGARAADPARVVSISPQTPYARFVNAARTAGPHTDDTLAMTDADDGHGGRIVTIAGTVKSTDKPTLYAYRVANPPRFAEDALTIALRDAGVAIENPPPDAPFVRAAYASSYLPANLVAEHVSPPLREDVRVTLKVSDNLHAAEMPYLLGVYAGHARHGRLQAGFDVEARFLRNAGMDLSGASQSDGEGAYDYFAPAFMVHYLAWVHSQPWYGDFYRALPILGVDGTLADVQTGAPARGRVHAKTGAWGWPNLLSHGAVYSRGLVGYVTTRSGKHVAFCIYVNDIAFGHDVDGVAILGQLLGAIANAIYVDG